Proteins encoded by one window of Hylaeus volcanicus isolate JK05 chromosome 7, UHH_iyHylVolc1.0_haploid, whole genome shotgun sequence:
- the LOC128879465 gene encoding brain tumor protein-like: protein MASPTLSLESRANSIGSLASLSPLTVSGSSPPASDSAICDVDSCDLCLDQQKPGEAPCPRCRLTAVGVRCTGCKSTESDAVARCFDCANFLCPNCVMAHQFMHCFEGHRVLNLSDSKLETLTNSGATEIGKNTLVMNGGNGNSEKVPFCRRHKQELLKYFCRTCTVLVCKECTITDHSGPMHDCAHISEVGSQQLEAIARVVQECRAKAADVRAAVKAADHGAARLQVQYHKAQNEINDTFQFYRSMLEERKQELLKELESVFSTKQISLGVLTQKANEMADRMLQTCECVERLTKFTTVTEVLMVKKILDSKLQLLLNYTPDVGNQTVDLEFVSNYQAIQVGVRNTFGYVRSNNENNAGPIGKQPPIARPTALSSNGNNGSNAANGPGSAGSLGGLLLDRPYSNGLISSSSNCTSSTSPSSFDTNNSVITKRFSSANSLGPFSTTISDLNLNGINANPYEKWSNGGNDAYPVVTTNDHFSMPASVVVAANAASGDSVLDLTSKLMSAAAIFPPKSQIKRQKMIYHCKFGEFGVMEGQFTEPSGVAVNAQNDIIVADTNNHRIQIFDKEGRFKFQFGECGKRDGQLLYPNRVAVVKTSGDIIVTERSPTHQIQIYNQYGQFVRKFGANILQHPRGVTVDSKGRIVVVECKVMRVIIFDQAGNVLQKFGCSKHLEFPNGVVVNDKQEIFISDNRAHCVKVFNYEGAYLRQIGGEGITNYPIGVGINAVGEILIADNHNNFNLTIFTQDGQLVSALESKVKHAQCFDVALMDDGSVVLASKDYRLYIYRYVQVPPIGM, encoded by the coding sequence ATGGCCTCGCCGACACTCTCGCTGGAATCGCGCGCGAATTCCATCGGGTCCCTGGCCTCGCTGTCCCCGCTCACTGTGAGCGGCAGTTCTCCGCCCGCTAGCGACTCGGCAATCTGCGACGTCGACAGCTGCGACCTCTGTCTCGACCAACAGAAACCTGGAGAGGCGCCCTGCCCGCGGTGTCGCTTAACCGCCGTCGGCGTTCGCTGTACCGGCTGCAAGTCAACCGAGTCCGACGCTGTAGCACGTTGCTTCGACTGCGCCAATTTCCTTTGTCCGAACTGCGTGATGGCGCACCAGTTCATGCACTGCTTCGAGGGCCACCGCGTCCTCAACCTGAGCGACTCCAAGCTGGAGACGTTGACCAACTCGGGGGCCACTGAGATCGGCAAGAACACCCTGGTGATGAACGGAGGGAACGGAAACAGCGAGAAGGTACCCTTCTGTCGTCGACACAAGCAGGAGCTATTAAAGTACTTTTGCCGCACCTGCACCGTATTGGTCTGCAAGGAATGCACCATCACGGACCATTCCGGCCCGATGCACGACTGCGCGCATATATCAGAGGTGGGCAGCCAGCAGCTCGAAGCTATAGCGAGGGTGGTCCAGGAATGCAGAGCCAAAGCAGCGGACGTCAGGGCAGCCGTGAAAGCGGCGGACCACGGTGCGGCGCGTTTGCAGGTGCAGTACCACAAAGCGCAAAACGAGATCAACGACACCTTCCAGTTCTACAGATCCATGCTGGAGGAACGCAAGCAGGAGCTGCTGAAGGAGTTGGAGTCTGTCTTCTCCACCAAACAGATATCTCTGGGCGTTCTCACGCAGAAGGCCAACGAGATGGCCGACAGAATGCTCCAGACCTGCGAGTGCGTCGAACGGTTGACCAAATTCACCACCGTTACCGAAGTGTTGATGGTTAAGAAGATTCTCGACTCCAAGCTCCAGTTGCTGCTCAATTACACACCGGATGTGGGTAACCAAACCGTGGATCTCGAGTTTGTCAGCAACTACCAAGCCATCCAAGTGGGCGTGAGGAACACGTTCGGCTACGTGCGAAGCAACAACGAGAACAATGCTGGACCGATTGGGAAACAACCGCCCATCGCAAGACCAACCGCGCTCTCCAGCAACGGTAACAACGGAAGCAACGCCGCCAACGGACCTGGCAGCGCTGGATCCCTGGGTGGTCTCCTGCTGGATCGACCTTACAGCAACGGACTGATATCCTCCAGCTCGAACTGCACCTCGTCCACCTCGCCGTCCTCGTTCGACACCAACAACAGCGTCATCACCAAACGCTTCAGCTCCGCTAATAGTTTAGGCCCGTTCTCGACGACCATCAGCGACCTCAACCTGAACGGCATAAACGCAAACCCTTACGAGAAGTGGAGCAACGGTGGCAACGACGCCTACCCCGTGGTCACCACGAACGACCACTTCTCCATGCCAGCGTCGGTAGTCGTCGCTGCGAACGCAGCCTCCGGCGACTCCGTCCTCGACCTGACCTCCAAGCTCATGTCCGCCGCAGCCATATTCCCGCCCAAGTCGCAGATCAAGCGACAGAAGATGATCTACCATTGCAAGTTCGGGGAATTCGGCGTCATGGAGGGCCAGTTCACGGAGCCATCCGGCGTGGCGGTGAACGCGCAGAACGACATCATAGTGGCCGACACGAACAACCATCGCATTCAGATATTCGACAAAGAAGGCAGGTTCAAGTTCCAGTTCGGAGAGTGCGGGAAACGGGACGGACAGCTGCTCTACCCCAACAGAGTCGCCGTGGTGAAGACCTCGGGCGACATAATCGTCACGGAGCGCTCGCCCACTCACCAGATCCAGATCTACAATCAGTACGGCCAGTTCGTGCGCAAGTTCGGGGCGAACATCCTCCAGCACCCGCGCGGCGTGACGGTCGACTCGAAGGGACGCATCGTCGTGGTCGAGTGCAAAGTGATGCGAGTGATCATCTTTGATCAGGCGGGCAACGTCCTTCAGAAGTTCGGATGCTCGAAGCACCTGGAGTTCCCGAACGGCGTGGTGGTGAACGACAAGCAGGAGATCTTCATCAGCGACAATCGTGCCCACTGCGTGAAGGTGTTCAACTACGAGGGCGCCTACCTGCGTCAGATTGGCGGCGAGGGGATCACGAACTACCCGATCGGAGTGGGGATAAACGCCGTAGGGGAGATACTGATAGCAGACAATCACAATAACTTCAACCTGACCATCTTCACTCAAGACGGACAGCTGGTCTCTGCCCTGGAGAGTAAGGTGAAGCACGCCCAGTGCTTCGACGTCGCCTTGATGGACGACGGTTCGGTCGTCCTGGCCAGCAAGGACTACCGACTCTACATCTATCGCTACGTACAAGTACCACCGATCGGCATGTAG